The following proteins are co-located in the Candidatus Accumulibacter cognatus genome:
- a CDS encoding outer membrane protein assembly factor BamE codes for MIFTRLAIPVTVLCTLAACSTVPRIVNEYRIDVQQGNVLSQEMVSQLRPGLTKDQVRFILGTPVLTDMFHANRWDYFYWLKKGNSGEVETRRFTVFFDADGKLRSVAGDVAPVQSTDTAAVFEVRNREIDLGSLPADSSTEQPPPDGPGFFGTIMESMGF; via the coding sequence ATGATCTTTACTCGCCTCGCCATTCCTGTCACGGTTCTCTGCACGCTGGCCGCTTGCTCGACGGTACCGCGCATTGTTAACGAATACCGGATTGACGTGCAGCAGGGTAACGTCCTGTCGCAAGAGATGGTTTCTCAGTTGCGCCCCGGCCTGACCAAGGATCAGGTGCGCTTCATTCTCGGCACGCCGGTGTTGACGGACATGTTTCACGCCAATCGCTGGGATTACTTCTATTGGCTGAAGAAAGGGAATTCGGGAGAGGTCGAGACGCGCCGGTTTACGGTCTTTTTTGACGCCGACGGCAAACTGCGGAGCGTCGCAGGTGATGTGGCCCCTGTGCAATCTACCGACACTGCAGCGGTTTTCGAGGTGCGCAACCGGGAAATCGATCTGGGCTCGCTGCCGGCAGATAGCAGTACGGAGCAGCCGCCTCCAGACGGGCCCGGTTTCTTCGGCACGATCATGGAAAGCATGGGATTCTGA
- the fur gene encoding ferric iron uptake transcriptional regulator: MSNSDNLKNMGLKATIPRLKILALFEKTEIRHLTAEDVYRLLLAEDMDIGLATVYRVLTQFEQAGLLERHYFESGKAVFELSPGQHHDHLVCVDCGRVEEFYDAEIERRQMKIAKERGFVIREHALYLYAECTKTECPYRGTSLRHSGERHNKTPA; the protein is encoded by the coding sequence ATGAGCAACTCTGACAACCTCAAGAACATGGGGCTGAAAGCCACCATTCCACGCCTCAAGATCCTCGCCCTGTTCGAGAAGACCGAGATCCGCCATCTCACTGCCGAGGATGTCTATCGGCTCTTGCTCGCCGAAGACATGGACATCGGCCTGGCCACCGTTTATCGCGTCCTGACCCAGTTCGAGCAGGCGGGTCTGCTTGAGCGCCACTACTTTGAATCAGGCAAGGCGGTTTTCGAGTTGAGTCCCGGACAGCACCATGATCACCTGGTCTGCGTAGACTGCGGTCGCGTCGAGGAATTCTACGATGCCGAGATCGAACGCCGGCAAATGAAGATTGCCAAGGAACGTGGTTTCGTCATTCGCGAGCACGCACTTTATCTTTACGCCGAATGCACCAAGACGGAATGCCCGTATCGTGGCACTTCGCTCAGGCATTCCGGCGAGAGGCACAACAAGACGCCCGCCTGA
- a CDS encoding carbohydrate kinase family protein translates to MPTLICGSIAFDNIMVFHDRFKNHILPEQIHILNVAFLVPEMRREFGGCAGNIAYNLKLLGGDPLIMATVGDDADPYLVRLDDHGLTRAHVRRIAGSFTAQAFITTDLDDNQITAFHPGAMMYSHLNRVADVEGATLGIVAPDGRDGMLQHAQDLAAAAVPFVFDPGQGLPMFSGDDLMNFMHLANFACFNDYEAKLLCDRTGRSIEELAGEVEALVITLGGAGSRIYAGGRCHEIPCVQADAVVDPTGCGDAYRAGLLYGIAAGWHWEKIGQLAAVMGALKIAHRGGQNHRPSRDQIANLFARAFGEAPW, encoded by the coding sequence ATGCCTACGCTCATTTGCGGCTCCATTGCCTTCGACAATATCATGGTTTTTCATGACCGTTTCAAGAATCATATCCTGCCCGAGCAGATTCACATTCTCAATGTCGCATTTCTGGTGCCCGAAATGCGACGGGAGTTTGGCGGTTGCGCGGGCAACATTGCTTACAATCTCAAACTGCTTGGTGGCGACCCCTTGATCATGGCCACGGTGGGCGACGATGCCGACCCCTATCTGGTGAGACTCGATGACCATGGCCTGACGCGCGCGCATGTGCGCCGGATTGCCGGCAGCTTTACCGCGCAGGCCTTCATTACCACCGACCTCGACGACAACCAGATCACCGCTTTCCACCCCGGAGCGATGATGTACTCGCACCTCAATCGGGTGGCCGATGTCGAGGGGGCGACGCTCGGCATCGTCGCTCCCGATGGGCGTGACGGTATGCTGCAGCACGCGCAGGATCTTGCGGCAGCGGCTGTGCCCTTTGTCTTCGACCCCGGTCAGGGTTTGCCGATGTTCTCCGGTGACGATCTGATGAACTTCATGCATTTGGCCAATTTCGCCTGTTTCAACGATTACGAAGCAAAGCTGCTGTGTGACCGAACTGGCCGGTCGATTGAGGAACTTGCTGGCGAAGTGGAAGCTCTGGTCATTACCCTGGGCGGTGCCGGTTCGCGAATTTATGCCGGCGGCCGCTGCCATGAGATTCCCTGCGTCCAGGCCGACGCCGTCGTTGACCCCACCGGATGCGGTGACGCTTACCGCGCGGGCCTGCTCTACGGAATTGCCGCCGGCTGGCACTGGGAAAAGATTGGTCAGCTTGCAGCGGTGATGGGCGCTCTCAAGATCGCCCACCGGGGTGGCCAGAACCATCGTCCAAGCCGGGATCAAATCGCCAATCTGTTCGCCAGGGCTTTTGGCGAAGCTCCTTGGTAA
- a CDS encoding DUF3426 domain-containing protein: protein MSKLNVKTCCPSCQTVFRVTSEQIRARAGKVRCGQCRTVFNAIDGLLDDDAPPTPIASDQAAVATAAELATDAAAVTIRPWQAPTHRLAVDADLALPPVPDPVDVQPADRRPESAPDASEPDLANAEEPLAASLARPRETLAYGRWLGGVMGRLGLPADRAMTKPYATVALLLAVMLACQWVFHFRVAIALALPGLRPALAALSDALGADMPLPRHSEWVSIETSELQTDPGRNKLLALQATLRNRAAYAQAYPALELTLTDTHDKVVARRVLQPDEYLPPSGSPDESFAANADLELRLWLEASGINAAGYRLYVFYP, encoded by the coding sequence GTGTCAAAGCTTAACGTGAAAACCTGCTGCCCGAGCTGTCAGACCGTCTTCCGGGTCACTTCCGAGCAGATCCGGGCGCGTGCCGGCAAAGTCCGCTGTGGGCAATGCCGTACGGTATTCAATGCCATCGACGGCCTGCTCGACGACGACGCGCCGCCGACCCCGATCGCTTCGGATCAGGCGGCTGTAGCGACTGCTGCGGAGCTGGCGACGGACGCTGCCGCAGTCACTATCCGACCTTGGCAGGCGCCTACCCATCGCCTGGCCGTTGACGCCGATCTGGCCTTGCCACCCGTTCCAGATCCGGTCGATGTGCAGCCTGCCGACAGGCGGCCCGAATCTGCGCCAGACGCTTCTGAACCCGATCTGGCCAACGCCGAGGAGCCGCTAGCGGCAAGCCTGGCGCGGCCTCGCGAAACGCTGGCCTACGGCAGGTGGCTCGGAGGCGTGATGGGTAGGTTGGGGCTGCCGGCGGACAGGGCCATGACCAAGCCATACGCGACCGTCGCCCTGCTGCTTGCCGTGATGCTTGCCTGCCAGTGGGTGTTTCATTTTCGTGTAGCCATCGCGCTCGCTCTACCCGGCCTGCGGCCAGCGCTGGCGGCGCTGAGTGATGCCCTGGGGGCCGACATGCCGCTGCCGCGTCATTCAGAGTGGGTGAGCATCGAGACATCGGAATTGCAGACCGATCCGGGGCGCAATAAACTGCTTGCTCTGCAAGCCACGCTGCGTAACCGGGCGGCGTATGCACAGGCCTACCCGGCGCTTGAACTGACGCTCACTGACACCCATGACAAGGTGGTCGCACGCCGCGTTTTGCAGCCCGATGAGTATCTGCCACCTTCGGGGTCGCCGGATGAATCGTTCGCGGCCAATGCCGACCTCGAACTCAGACTATGGCTCGAGGCCAGCGGGATCAATGCTGCCGGTTATCGGCTTTACGTCTTCTACCCTTGA
- the prmA gene encoding 50S ribosomal protein L11 methyltransferase, producing the protein MAWLSLSIQTDCQHAEALADALLGAGALAVSIEDADAGTVDEQPQFGEPGSLSQPGWVHSRVIALLDPDSDARQLLTTCAALAGLDDIPFFTQEDVADQDWVRLTQSQFEPIRVSERLWIVPSWHQAPDPQAIVLVLDPGMAFGTGSHPTTRLCLEWLERQVLPGMSMLDYGCGSGILAIAAARLGADHVVGVDIDPRAVIAARNNAEENGVSARFLDSAHELHGQFDIVVANILANPLKVLAPLISAYVRQGGSLALSGILFAQAEDLIAAYAPYLPLGITDTRDGWICLAGVKA; encoded by the coding sequence ATGGCCTGGCTATCTCTGAGCATCCAGACCGACTGCCAACATGCCGAGGCGCTAGCTGACGCACTTCTCGGTGCTGGTGCGCTGGCCGTCAGTATCGAAGATGCGGATGCCGGCACGGTCGACGAACAACCGCAGTTCGGCGAACCTGGTTCGCTCAGCCAACCAGGCTGGGTGCATTCTCGGGTCATTGCACTGCTCGATCCGGATAGCGACGCCAGGCAACTGCTGACGACCTGTGCGGCACTGGCCGGTCTGGACGATATCCCGTTCTTCACGCAGGAAGATGTGGCCGATCAGGACTGGGTGCGACTGACACAGTCCCAGTTCGAGCCGATTCGTGTCTCGGAGCGCTTGTGGATTGTCCCTTCATGGCACCAGGCCCCTGATCCGCAAGCAATCGTCCTGGTGCTCGATCCCGGCATGGCGTTCGGAACGGGGTCGCATCCGACCACCCGGCTGTGCCTGGAATGGCTTGAGCGCCAGGTGTTGCCGGGGATGTCGATGCTCGATTATGGCTGTGGCTCTGGGATTCTGGCCATCGCAGCGGCCAGACTGGGTGCCGACCACGTGGTCGGGGTCGATATTGATCCACGGGCTGTGATCGCAGCCAGGAACAATGCCGAGGAGAACGGGGTAAGCGCCCGCTTCCTGGATTCAGCGCACGAGTTGCATGGCCAGTTCGACATCGTGGTTGCCAACATCCTCGCCAATCCGCTCAAGGTCCTTGCGCCGTTAATCAGTGCGTACGTTCGCCAGGGTGGAAGCCTCGCACTATCAGGAATTCTCTTCGCGCAGGCGGAAGATCTGATTGCCGCCTACGCTCCTTACCTTCCGCTGGGAATTACCGACACGCGCGACGGCTGGATATGTCTGGCAGGTGTCAAAGCTTAA
- the accC gene encoding acetyl-CoA carboxylase biotin carboxylase subunit has protein sequence MFGKVLIANRGEIALRIQRACRELGIKTVVVHSEADREAKYVRLADESVCIGPAPSAHSYLNVPAIISAAEVTDAQAIHPGYGFLSENADFAERVESSGFVFIGPRPETIRLMGDKVSAKEAMRITGVPCVPGSEGALPDDPREVVLIAKAVGYPVIIKAAGGGGGRGMRVVRTEAALINAVNMTRAEAQSFFGNPNVYLEKYLENPRHVEIQVLADSFRNAVYLGERDCSMQRRHQKIIEEAPAPGIPSRHIVRIGERCAEACRRINYRGAGTFEFLFENNEFYFIEMNTRIQVEHPVTEQITGVDLVAEQIRIAAGEKLHFRQRDMTFRGHAIECRINAEDPFTFVPSPGKISFYHPPGGPGIRVDSHIYQGYTIPSHYDSMVAKVIAYGDSRDQAIRRMRIALSEMSIEGITTNIALHQELMQDARFMEGGTSIHYLEQRLAAKDEVNKGG, from the coding sequence ATGTTCGGGAAAGTCCTTATTGCCAACCGCGGAGAGATTGCTCTTCGCATCCAGCGCGCCTGCCGTGAACTCGGGATCAAGACCGTGGTTGTGCATTCGGAGGCTGATCGTGAGGCCAAGTACGTCAGGTTGGCCGACGAATCGGTCTGCATTGGTCCGGCGCCTTCTGCCCACAGCTATCTCAATGTGCCAGCAATCATCTCGGCGGCCGAGGTCACTGACGCGCAGGCCATTCACCCAGGCTATGGTTTCCTGTCCGAGAACGCCGATTTTGCCGAGCGTGTGGAATCCTCCGGTTTCGTTTTTATTGGGCCTCGCCCGGAGACGATCCGGCTGATGGGCGACAAGGTTTCCGCGAAGGAGGCCATGCGCATCACGGGAGTTCCCTGCGTACCCGGTTCGGAAGGCGCGCTACCCGACGATCCCAGGGAGGTCGTGCTGATTGCCAAAGCAGTCGGCTACCCGGTGATCATCAAGGCTGCGGGTGGTGGGGGTGGGCGCGGGATGCGTGTCGTCCGGACCGAAGCCGCGCTGATCAACGCCGTGAACATGACTCGTGCGGAGGCACAAAGCTTTTTCGGAAATCCCAACGTCTATCTGGAAAAGTATCTGGAAAACCCGCGCCATGTCGAGATCCAGGTCCTTGCCGATAGCTTCAGGAATGCAGTCTACCTCGGCGAACGTGATTGCTCGATGCAGCGTCGTCACCAGAAGATCATCGAGGAGGCGCCGGCTCCCGGTATCCCCAGCCGGCATATCGTGCGCATCGGCGAGCGTTGTGCCGAAGCGTGCCGGCGTATCAACTATCGTGGTGCGGGTACTTTCGAATTCCTTTTCGAGAATAACGAGTTCTATTTCATCGAGATGAATACCCGCATTCAGGTCGAGCATCCGGTGACCGAACAGATTACTGGCGTTGATCTCGTTGCCGAACAGATCCGCATTGCTGCTGGTGAGAAGCTGCACTTCAGACAGCGCGACATGACCTTCCGCGGCCATGCCATCGAATGCCGGATCAACGCCGAAGATCCCTTTACTTTCGTTCCGTCGCCGGGCAAGATAAGTTTCTACCATCCGCCGGGTGGGCCAGGCATTCGCGTTGACTCGCATATATATCAGGGTTATACCATTCCTTCGCACTATGATTCGATGGTCGCCAAGGTGATCGCTTATGGCGACAGCCGTGACCAGGCGATTCGCCGCATGCGTATTGCACTGTCGGAAATGAGTATCGAAGGCATTACGACCAACATCGCGCTGCATCAGGAGCTGATGCAAGACGCTCGCTTCATGGAGGGGGGCACCAGCATCCACTATCTCGAGCAAAGGCTCGCCGCCAAGGACGAGGTCAACAAGGGTGGCTGA
- a CDS encoding acetyl-CoA carboxylase biotin carboxyl carrier protein, which translates to MDLRKLKKLIDLVEESSITELEINDAEERVRIVKHGGGMVQHAYAPPAPLPVAGLATVTVAESAEPELPEGDFIKAPMVGTFYRASSPGAEPFVEVGSVVKAGDTLCIIEAMKLLNEIEAERGGTIKAILIENGQPVEYGEPLFIVG; encoded by the coding sequence ATGGATCTGCGAAAACTGAAGAAGCTTATCGACCTTGTCGAGGAGTCGAGCATTACTGAACTGGAGATCAACGACGCCGAGGAACGGGTCCGAATCGTCAAGCACGGCGGCGGCATGGTACAGCATGCTTACGCGCCGCCGGCCCCTTTGCCGGTAGCGGGGTTGGCAACCGTCACGGTGGCCGAATCGGCAGAACCGGAGCTTCCGGAAGGCGATTTCATCAAGGCGCCGATGGTCGGGACTTTCTATCGTGCATCGAGTCCCGGCGCTGAACCCTTTGTCGAGGTGGGCAGCGTGGTCAAGGCTGGCGATACGCTGTGCATCATCGAAGCGATGAAACTGCTCAACGAGATCGAAGCCGAACGGGGCGGAACAATCAAGGCGATTCTGATCGAGAATGGTCAACCGGTCGAATATGGTGAACCCTTGTTCATTGTCGGCTAA
- the aroQ gene encoding type II 3-dehydroquinate dehydratase: protein MKKQTASKTDTASELPRLLVLHGPNLNLLGAREPAYYGSSTLAEINLALTHRAEAAGVHLETFQSNHEGALIERVHAASAQEVRFLIINPAAYTHTSIALRDALAGTRIPFIEVHLSNVHAREPFRQHSYFSDLAIGVICGLGSEGYLLALEYFLGRIAAERNL from the coding sequence ATGAAAAAGCAAACTGCCTCGAAAACCGACACCGCGTCAGAGCTCCCCAGGCTGCTTGTCCTGCATGGTCCCAATCTCAATTTGCTGGGTGCTCGCGAGCCTGCATACTACGGTTCAAGCACGCTTGCCGAGATCAATCTCGCACTTACCCACCGTGCCGAGGCCGCCGGAGTTCATCTCGAAACCTTCCAGAGCAATCACGAGGGGGCGTTGATCGAGCGCGTCCATGCTGCGAGCGCCCAGGAAGTCCGTTTCCTGATCATCAACCCGGCAGCTTACACGCACACCAGCATCGCATTGCGCGATGCCCTCGCTGGCACCCGCATTCCCTTCATCGAAGTCCACCTGTCCAACGTGCATGCCCGTGAACCGTTCCGTCAGCACTCGTATTTTTCTGATCTGGCGATTGGCGTCATTTGTGGCTTGGGCAGCGAGGGCTATCTGCTGGCGCTGGAATATTTCCTGGGCAGGATCGCTGCCGAGCGCAACCTTTGA
- a CDS encoding TlpA family protein disulfide reductase: MRAAALIGLFAAVLLAGIYAALQRSGPPPRAWTAAMTAALTRLFDSSLEDVHGQSYPFSRWQGKTLVVNFWATWCPPCRDEMPAFSRLQGRYQPQGVQFVGIALDSKDNIRAFANTYPVGYPLLIGDAAGVDLAGQLGNTALSLPYTLVISAQREVLLRRLGPLSESELDRILQQVGTR; encoded by the coding sequence ATGAGAGCCGCGGCGCTGATCGGCCTATTTGCCGCGGTCCTGCTGGCTGGAATCTACGCCGCTTTGCAACGTTCCGGTCCGCCGCCGCGGGCCTGGACAGCGGCGATGACCGCGGCGCTGACACGCCTGTTTGACAGCAGTCTCGAAGACGTGCATGGGCAGTCTTATCCATTTTCGCGTTGGCAAGGAAAAACGCTGGTTGTCAATTTCTGGGCTACTTGGTGCCCGCCTTGCCGGGACGAAATGCCGGCGTTTTCGCGACTGCAGGGCCGTTATCAGCCACAAGGTGTGCAGTTTGTCGGCATTGCTCTCGATAGCAAGGACAATATACGCGCTTTTGCCAATACCTATCCTGTTGGCTACCCGCTGCTGATCGGTGACGCAGCAGGCGTCGACCTTGCCGGGCAGCTCGGGAACACCGCGCTGAGTCTGCCCTATACACTGGTGATCAGTGCGCAGCGTGAGGTTCTGCTGCGCCGACTCGGTCCCTTATCCGAGAGCGAACTCGATCGCATCCTGCAGCAGGTGGGGACACGCTGA
- the mpl gene encoding UDP-N-acetylmuramate:L-alanyl-gamma-D-glutamyl-meso-diaminopimelate ligase — MHIHILGIGGTFMAGLAQLARAAGHHVTGCDSGVYPPMSTQLEAAEIEVIEGYDSAQTAFEPDCYVVGNAITRGNALLEEILDRGLPYLSGPQWLAENVLKGRWVMAVAGTHGKTTASAMLAWVLEDAGLSPGFLVGGVPVNFGVSARLSGSNTDAPFFVIEADEYDTAFCDKRSKFVHYRPRTAILNNLEFDHADIFADLVAIETQFHHFVRTLPRHGLLVSNAADSNLARVLTKGCWTPVEHFNDTTGWRAEGSDVDGSLQLLHGDELVGSTNWSLTGTHNRSNAVAVMLAARHAGVPFVRSLAALSRFKNVKRRLELRGAAGGVHVYDDFAHHPTAIATTLAGLRSKIGSGRILAVLEPRSNTMKLGVMKALLPASLGDADLVFCYSANLGWNAAEALAPLGDRVITDDDLGRLVTRIASAACAGDQVLVMSNGDFGGIHDKLLAALAARPLSTGNGQPEEPRTAESGR; from the coding sequence ATGCATATTCATATCCTCGGCATTGGTGGCACTTTCATGGCAGGCCTTGCGCAGTTGGCACGTGCCGCGGGACATCACGTCACGGGCTGTGACAGCGGGGTTTACCCGCCAATGAGCACACAGCTTGAGGCTGCAGAAATCGAGGTCATTGAAGGCTATGATAGCGCGCAAACTGCTTTCGAACCCGATTGCTACGTGGTCGGCAATGCCATTACACGTGGCAACGCCCTGCTCGAGGAAATTCTTGACCGCGGCCTGCCTTACCTTTCAGGTCCGCAGTGGCTGGCCGAGAATGTTCTCAAAGGGCGCTGGGTGATGGCGGTGGCTGGAACGCACGGCAAGACGACGGCTTCCGCGATGCTGGCGTGGGTCCTTGAAGACGCGGGGCTGAGTCCAGGCTTCCTGGTCGGGGGCGTGCCGGTGAATTTCGGGGTTTCAGCGCGTCTATCCGGTAGTAACACGGACGCGCCGTTCTTCGTGATTGAAGCCGACGAGTACGATACCGCTTTCTGCGACAAGCGCTCCAAGTTCGTTCACTACCGCCCACGGACGGCCATCCTGAACAATCTCGAATTCGACCACGCCGACATCTTTGCTGATTTGGTGGCGATCGAGACGCAATTCCACCATTTCGTTCGTACTCTACCGCGCCATGGACTGCTGGTGTCAAACGCCGCCGACAGCAACCTTGCGCGTGTCCTGACCAAAGGCTGCTGGACGCCGGTCGAGCATTTCAACGACACCACTGGCTGGCGCGCAGAAGGGAGCGATGTCGACGGATCGCTGCAACTGTTGCACGGCGACGAACTGGTGGGCAGTACGAACTGGAGTCTGACCGGAACGCACAACCGCAGCAACGCAGTCGCCGTCATGCTTGCGGCCAGGCATGCCGGCGTACCTTTTGTCAGAAGCCTGGCGGCGCTGTCACGCTTCAAGAATGTCAAGCGTCGTCTGGAACTGCGGGGGGCGGCTGGAGGTGTCCACGTTTACGACGATTTTGCCCATCACCCGACGGCAATTGCGACGACGCTGGCGGGCTTACGCAGCAAGATCGGCAGCGGCCGCATTCTGGCGGTCCTGGAGCCACGCTCGAATACCATGAAGCTCGGGGTAATGAAGGCCCTGCTGCCTGCCAGCCTTGGCGACGCCGACCTGGTCTTCTGCTACTCTGCGAATCTCGGATGGAACGCTGCCGAAGCACTCGCTCCGCTGGGTGATAGAGTAATCACCGATGATGATCTCGGCCGTCTGGTGACACGCATCGCCAGTGCCGCATGCGCTGGCGACCAAGTGCTGGTGATGAGTAACGGAGACTTTGGCGGTATCCACGACAAACTGCTGGCAGCACTCGCCGCTAGACCTCTCAGCACAGGAAATGGTCAGCCAGAAGAGCCGCGAACAGCAGAGTCAGGTAGATGA
- a CDS encoding protoheme IX farnesyltransferase codes for MAVISTSTRRSAGQRLGAFFELCKPRVNSLIVFTAMIGMFLATPSFPPFALFVTASVGIALVAGAAAAINCLIEKHIDSLMARTRARPTARGEVSSTETLTLATLVGGLGLWILHSFVNPLTMWLTLATFLGYALVYTVLLKPATPMNIVIGGASGAMPPLLGWTAITGQVGPEALVLFLIIFIWTPPHFWALACYRCADYAKSGLPMLPVTHGIRFTCLHSLLYVVMLTAATVLPYTLGMSGPWYLASALVLDVIFLVYSVTLWRDYSDKLARLTFRYSIIYLTLLFAALLADHFLC; via the coding sequence ATGGCCGTTATCAGCACAAGCACCCGTCGTTCGGCCGGACAACGTCTGGGGGCTTTCTTCGAGTTGTGCAAGCCGCGGGTCAACAGCCTGATCGTATTTACGGCCATGATCGGGATGTTTCTCGCCACGCCATCGTTTCCGCCATTCGCGCTTTTTGTCACGGCGTCAGTGGGGATTGCGCTGGTCGCCGGTGCTGCGGCAGCGATCAACTGCCTGATCGAAAAGCATATTGATTCATTGATGGCGCGCACGCGCGCGCGCCCGACGGCGCGTGGAGAAGTCTCGTCCACGGAAACCCTGACCCTGGCGACTCTCGTGGGCGGTCTCGGATTGTGGATCCTGCACAGCTTTGTCAATCCCCTGACGATGTGGCTGACGCTGGCCACCTTCCTCGGCTACGCCCTGGTTTATACGGTGCTACTGAAGCCGGCAACCCCGATGAACATCGTCATTGGGGGGGCTTCAGGTGCCATGCCGCCGCTCCTGGGCTGGACGGCGATCACCGGTCAGGTGGGCCCCGAGGCGCTGGTCCTCTTCCTGATCATTTTCATCTGGACGCCTCCCCATTTCTGGGCGCTCGCGTGTTACCGTTGTGCCGACTACGCCAAGTCGGGCCTGCCAATGCTGCCGGTAACCCATGGCATTCGCTTTACCTGCCTGCACAGCCTGCTGTACGTGGTCATGCTTACCGCCGCAACGGTATTGCCCTACACCCTGGGAATGAGCGGTCCCTGGTATCTGGCTAGTGCACTGGTCCTCGATGTGATTTTCCTGGTCTACAGCGTCACCTTATGGCGAGATTACAGCGACAAGTTGGCGAGGCTGACTTTTCGTTATTCGATCATCTACCTGACTCTGCTGTTCGCGGCTCTTCTGGCTGACCATTTCCTGTGCTGA
- a CDS encoding DUF2244 domain-containing protein — translation MADTLICIKSSQAVRGGWPLRRGLMSLIATRTEAGRTWVVRPNHSLSVAERKRVFVAMAVFSGTIALVFSYFGAWPVLPFTGFELALLWWALRCSEKTAEDFERIALASGQLTIETRHGALAERHEFRPYWAQLQYVKPPGQRGHRLLIRSHGREVEFGRMLTEEQKRVLAAELRQILGAAWPDKNHKETN, via the coding sequence GTGGCCGATACCTTGATTTGTATCAAGTCCAGCCAGGCTGTTCGGGGAGGCTGGCCATTGAGGAGGGGATTGATGAGCCTGATTGCAACCCGGACAGAGGCAGGGCGGACGTGGGTGGTTCGCCCGAACCACTCACTTTCGGTGGCTGAGCGCAAGCGGGTATTTGTCGCCATGGCCGTGTTTTCGGGCACGATTGCGCTGGTTTTTTCGTATTTCGGCGCTTGGCCGGTTCTGCCGTTTACCGGCTTCGAGCTTGCGCTGCTGTGGTGGGCGTTGCGATGTAGCGAGAAAACAGCAGAAGATTTTGAGAGAATTGCGCTGGCGTCAGGGCAACTGACGATCGAGACCCGCCATGGCGCGCTGGCAGAGCGTCACGAGTTTCGGCCATACTGGGCGCAACTGCAGTATGTGAAGCCTCCGGGACAACGAGGCCATCGCTTGCTGATCCGCTCGCATGGCCGGGAGGTCGAATTCGGTCGTATGTTGACGGAAGAGCAGAAAAGGGTGCTTGCCGCAGAGCTGAGACAAATCCTCGGGGCTGCCTGGCCCGACAAGAATCATAAGGAGACAAATTGA